The segment CCAATCACCCGGCCGCCTTGGACTCCGCCGCCGGCCATCGCCATGCTGAACCCATGAGGCCAGTGGTCTCGTCCGCCAAGTGGATTGACGTGCGGTGTTCGACCAAACTCTCCACCGCAAACCACCATGGTCGTTTCAAGCAGGTCCCGCTTCTTGAGTTCCTTGATCAAATTGGCAAACGCAGGGTCAAGCACGTTGATTCGGCCGGCCTGAAGTTCATGGTTATTGGCGTGCGTGTCCCATCCGCCGAGCGTGACTTCGACGCAGCGGACGCCTTTCTCAATCAGCCGTAACGCCGCCAGGCAGCTGCGACCGAAAGGGCTATCGCCATAAGCCAACCGCTCCGATTCGGAAACGTCTTTGACGTTGAAAGCTTCCAATTGCTCCGACGACATCATCTTCAGTGCAGCCTGTTGTTGATGCGTCCCCAGAGAGCCCGCGACGGCTTTGTTGTTCTTGTTGCGTTCCAGAAAATGCTTATCCAGAAACGAAAGATCTTTCAATCGCGATTTCTGTTCCGAGTCATCAACCCAAGCGTTGATGTCGGAAATTGGATTGACCGGATCATTAACTTTGAAAGCGTCAAATTGATCTCCAAGGTAGCCACCGCGTCCGGGCATTTGGCCTGGCAGGATCGAAATGTGGCGAGGAATGTCTACGGTCCTGTCGCGATCGGTATGCAGCTGGTGACAAATGATGCTGCCAATCGAAGGATGTTTCAGCGTCGGATCCATCCGAAATCCGGTCTTGATGTTGTAGATCGCTCGCTCATGATCTCCTTCGCGCGAAGTCAGCGCACGAACCAGAGAAATCGAGTCCATTTGCTCTGCGGTTTGAACCAGGCCTTCGCCCAACAAAATCCCCGGAGCTCTCGACTTGATGGCTTTGCTGCCAGCAGCGATCTCGGTATCCGGATGCGGGTCGAAAGTCTCCAGTTGGCTGGGGGCGCCTTCAAGCCACAGCACGATCAGCGAAAGCGGACGTTTGGATGGGTTGTGTTCGGAATGCCGGGCCAGCGCAGTCCCCAACGGAGTCAGCCACGATAGCCCGCTCAGGCCAGCCATCTTTAAGAGCGTTCGACGTCGAATGTGTTCGATGCTGCCGCAGCTATGATCTTCCATCGTTTTACTTTGCGTTGGAGTAATTTGATTGAGTTGGTCGGTTGGGTTGGAGTAGCCCGGACGTTGCATGGCTTCGGGTGGAAGTCGTGCTTCAAAATGAAAACGTGGATTTCAAGCTGACTCTAATGATTCCAGCCAAATTCCAGGCTGTTAATCAAACTCCAATACAGCTGCATCACGCCACGTTCGCGCTGGCCGTGTTCTTCAAAACGCTGCAG is part of the Mariniblastus fucicola genome and harbors:
- a CDS encoding DUF1501 domain-containing protein, whose protein sequence is MEDHSCGSIEHIRRRTLLKMAGLSGLSWLTPLGTALARHSEHNPSKRPLSLIVLWLEGAPSQLETFDPHPDTEIAAGSKAIKSRAPGILLGEGLVQTAEQMDSISLVRALTSREGDHERAIYNIKTGFRMDPTLKHPSIGSIICHQLHTDRDRTVDIPRHISILPGQMPGRGGYLGDQFDAFKVNDPVNPISDINAWVDDSEQKSRLKDLSFLDKHFLERNKNNKAVAGSLGTHQQQAALKMMSSEQLEAFNVKDVSESERLAYGDSPFGRSCLAALRLIEKGVRCVEVTLGGWDTHANNHELQAGRINVLDPAFANLIKELKKRDLLETTMVVCGGEFGRTPHVNPLGGRDHWPHGFSMAMAGGGVQGGRVIGETSPIVSKTETKPKSLLKDSHPVKDIHATILSQMGIDYEQELDTPIGRPLAVCEGSPITSLLDV